One Streptomyces sp. SAI-135 DNA segment encodes these proteins:
- a CDS encoding glycosyltransferase family 2 protein has product MTSTPTGARQNFDPSDTTQLRLPSHRTGTLRRIKKTLPKYDYEHYSRLAGPLTQPDPSRPYKVQYRSLISQEPHRIRVALMLAAAPVLSLVLLFWLLQPEHWTERDYPAFSWLPALDIVMLVSIGLIEFFRCMNVLSNAHATLVARDPVPVVPETGTRVAFLTSFVPGKEPLEMVTKTLEAAVRIRHRGLMHVWLLDEGDDPAVKEVCARLGVHHFSRKGVEKWNQPKGPHRAKTKHGNYNAWLDAHGDQYDFFASVDTDHVPLPNYLERMLGFFRDPDVGFVIGPQVYGNYDNFVTKAAESQQFLFHALIQRAGNKYGAPMFVGTSNAVRISALKQIGGLYDSITEDMATGFEIHRHKNPATGRKWRSVYTPDVLAVGEGPSAWTDFFTQQMRWSRGTYETILKQYWKGWYSLPPSKLFNYTMMIIFYPMSALNWILAALSCALFLGLGASGVNIDPTVWLMLYGNASALQIGLYIWNRRHNVSPHEPEGSGGVAGMVMSALSAPLYAKALIDSVLRRKSKFVVTPKGDSASPDRWFGTFRYHWYFIAIFGGSIGAGVVLGHSHPAMIIWATFAMLITATPIFTWRHMLRQTKKKPAASAEQPQGPVVPAQVAAQHQPQPLPAQQAPAQHAPAHKPTWAAAPSPGTADDGGSDQTMQIALGGLGGRKE; this is encoded by the coding sequence ATGACGTCGACGCCGACGGGCGCCCGGCAGAACTTCGACCCGTCCGACACCACACAGCTCAGGCTGCCTTCGCATCGGACCGGCACACTGCGCCGGATAAAGAAGACGCTTCCGAAGTACGACTACGAGCACTACAGCAGATTGGCCGGTCCCCTCACCCAGCCCGACCCGAGCCGGCCCTACAAGGTGCAGTACCGCTCGCTGATCTCGCAGGAGCCGCACCGCATCAGAGTCGCCCTGATGCTCGCCGCGGCCCCGGTGCTCTCCCTGGTCCTGCTGTTCTGGCTGCTCCAGCCCGAGCACTGGACCGAGCGCGACTACCCGGCCTTCTCGTGGCTGCCGGCCCTGGACATCGTCATGCTCGTCTCGATCGGCCTGATCGAGTTCTTCCGCTGCATGAACGTCCTGTCCAACGCCCACGCCACCCTGGTCGCCCGGGACCCGGTCCCCGTGGTGCCCGAGACCGGCACCAGAGTGGCCTTCCTCACCTCCTTCGTGCCCGGCAAGGAGCCGCTGGAGATGGTGACGAAGACCCTGGAAGCCGCGGTCAGGATCCGCCACCGCGGCCTCATGCACGTCTGGCTCCTGGACGAGGGCGACGACCCGGCGGTCAAGGAGGTCTGCGCGCGCCTCGGTGTGCACCACTTCTCCCGCAAGGGCGTCGAGAAGTGGAACCAGCCCAAGGGCCCGCACCGCGCCAAGACCAAGCACGGCAACTACAACGCCTGGCTGGACGCGCACGGCGACCAGTACGACTTCTTCGCCTCGGTCGACACCGACCACGTGCCGCTGCCCAACTACCTGGAGCGGATGCTCGGCTTCTTCCGCGACCCGGACGTCGGCTTCGTGATCGGCCCGCAGGTCTACGGCAACTACGACAACTTCGTCACCAAGGCCGCCGAGTCCCAGCAGTTCCTCTTCCACGCCCTGATCCAGCGCGCCGGCAACAAGTACGGCGCCCCGATGTTCGTGGGCACCTCGAACGCCGTGCGGATCAGCGCGCTCAAGCAGATCGGCGGGCTGTACGACTCGATCACCGAGGACATGGCGACCGGGTTCGAGATCCACCGGCACAAGAACCCGGCCACGGGGAGGAAATGGCGCTCGGTCTACACGCCGGACGTGCTCGCCGTCGGCGAAGGGCCAAGCGCCTGGACCGACTTCTTCACCCAGCAGATGCGCTGGTCGCGAGGGACGTACGAGACGATCCTCAAGCAGTACTGGAAGGGCTGGTACTCGCTGCCGCCGAGCAAGCTCTTCAACTACACGATGATGATCATCTTCTACCCGATGTCCGCCCTCAACTGGATCCTCGCGGCCCTGAGCTGCGCGCTGTTCCTGGGCCTGGGCGCCTCGGGTGTGAACATCGACCCCACCGTGTGGCTGATGCTCTACGGCAACGCCTCCGCGCTCCAGATCGGCCTGTACATCTGGAACCGCCGCCACAACGTCTCCCCGCACGAGCCCGAGGGCTCCGGCGGTGTCGCGGGCATGGTGATGTCGGCGCTGTCCGCACCGCTGTACGCGAAGGCGCTGATCGACTCGGTGCTGCGGCGCAAGAGCAAGTTCGTGGTCACGCCCAAGGGCGACTCGGCCAGCCCCGACCGGTGGTTCGGCACCTTCCGCTACCACTGGTACTTCATCGCGATCTTCGGTGGCTCGATCGGTGCCGGTGTCGTCCTCGGGCACTCGCACCCCGCGATGATCATCTGGGCGACCTTCGCCATGCTGATCACCGCGACCCCGATCTTCACCTGGCGGCACATGCTGCGCCAGACGAAGAAGAAGCCCGCCGCGTCCGCCGAGCAGCCGCAGGGGCCGGTGGTACCGGCTCAGGTCGCGGCGCAGCACCAGCCGCAACCGCTGCCGGCCCAGCAGGCCCCGGCCCAGCACGCACCGGCCCACAAGCCGACCTGGGCCGCCGCTCCTTCACCGGGCACCGCGGACGACGGGGGCAGCGACCAGACCATGCAGATCGCCCTTGGTGGACTTGGGGGACGTAAGGAATGA
- a CDS encoding kelch motif-containing protein: protein MNDRAGRRRARRLAIGTAVVLALAGMNGPWLYRFGTEKYHQYQINKPEYKAENGKWEIVDFPEEYRQNTIHAALLRTGKVLLVAGSGNNQDNFDAKKFDTRIWDPVKGTIKKVPTPSDLFCTGHTQLANGNLLIAGGTKRYEKLKGDVTKAGGLMIVHNENPDQPITLPAGTKFTGKENGRTFVSKDPVVVERATKVFDKATGKFLRNDPGLGRIYVEAQKSGAKYETGTQDNYRIQGLTGTDARNTYGIAQKLALDKKDFQGIRDAFEFDPVAEKYIKVDPMKEARWYPTLTTLSDGKILSVSGLDDIGQLVPGKNEVFDPKTKKWTYTSKVRQFPTYPALFLMQNGKVFYSGSNAGYGPDNVGRDPGVWDVDSNKFTKIPGLSDADRMETSGTVLLPPAQDEKYMVIGGGGVGESKLSSNRTRIVDLKADSPKFVDGPTLEKGTRYPQASILPDDSVLVSGGSEDYRGRGDSNILQARLYHPDTNTFESVADPLVGRNYHSGSLLLPDGRVMFFGSDSLYGDKANTKPGTFEQRIEIYTPPYLYRDSRPSLSGGPQTIARGASGTFTSPQASAIRKVRLIRPSASTHVTDVDQRSVELKFTVSGDKVKVTVPENKNLVQSGWYMLFAADDQGTPSKAQWVRVP from the coding sequence ATGAACGACCGTGCAGGCCGCCGCCGCGCCCGTCGACTCGCGATCGGTACGGCGGTGGTGCTCGCGCTGGCCGGGATGAACGGCCCGTGGCTGTACCGCTTCGGGACGGAGAAATACCACCAGTACCAAATCAACAAGCCCGAGTACAAAGCCGAGAACGGCAAGTGGGAGATCGTCGACTTTCCCGAGGAGTACCGGCAGAACACCATCCACGCGGCGCTGCTGCGCACCGGGAAGGTGCTGCTGGTGGCGGGCTCCGGCAACAACCAGGACAACTTCGACGCGAAGAAGTTCGACACCCGGATCTGGGACCCGGTCAAGGGCACGATCAAGAAGGTGCCGACGCCCAGCGACCTGTTCTGCACCGGGCACACCCAGCTGGCGAACGGCAATCTGCTGATCGCCGGTGGCACCAAGCGGTACGAGAAGCTCAAGGGCGACGTCACCAAGGCCGGCGGCCTGATGATCGTGCACAACGAGAACCCGGACCAGCCGATCACCCTGCCCGCGGGCACCAAGTTCACCGGCAAGGAGAACGGCCGGACCTTCGTGTCCAAGGACCCGGTGGTAGTGGAACGGGCCACCAAGGTCTTCGACAAGGCGACCGGGAAGTTCCTGCGCAACGACCCCGGGCTCGGGCGTATCTACGTCGAGGCGCAGAAGAGCGGCGCCAAGTACGAGACGGGCACCCAGGACAACTACCGGATCCAGGGGCTCACCGGGACCGACGCGCGCAACACCTACGGGATCGCGCAGAAGCTGGCGCTCGACAAGAAGGACTTCCAGGGGATCCGGGACGCCTTCGAGTTCGACCCGGTCGCCGAGAAGTACATCAAGGTCGACCCGATGAAGGAGGCCCGCTGGTATCCGACGCTCACCACCCTGAGCGACGGGAAGATCCTCAGCGTCTCCGGGCTCGACGACATCGGTCAGCTGGTGCCGGGCAAGAACGAGGTCTTCGACCCGAAGACCAAGAAGTGGACGTACACGTCGAAGGTCCGTCAGTTCCCGACCTACCCCGCGCTGTTCCTCATGCAGAACGGCAAGGTCTTCTACTCGGGGTCGAACGCGGGCTACGGGCCGGACAACGTGGGGCGCGATCCGGGCGTCTGGGACGTGGACAGCAACAAGTTCACGAAGATCCCCGGGCTCAGCGACGCCGACAGGATGGAGACCTCCGGGACCGTGCTGCTGCCTCCGGCGCAGGACGAGAAGTACATGGTGATCGGGGGCGGCGGGGTCGGCGAGTCCAAGCTGTCCAGCAACCGGACGCGGATCGTGGACCTGAAGGCGGACAGCCCGAAGTTCGTGGACGGGCCGACGCTGGAGAAGGGGACGCGGTATCCGCAGGCGTCGATCCTTCCCGACGACTCGGTGCTGGTGTCCGGCGGGTCGGAGGACTACCGCGGACGCGGTGACTCCAACATCCTCCAGGCCCGGCTGTACCACCCGGACACCAACACCTTCGAGTCGGTGGCCGACCCTCTGGTAGGGCGCAACTACCACTCCGGGTCGCTGCTGCTGCCGGACGGGCGGGTGATGTTCTTCGGGTCGGACTCGCTGTACGGGGACAAGGCGAACACCAAGCCGGGCACCTTCGAGCAGCGGATCGAGATCTACACCCCGCCCTATCTGTACCGGGACTCCCGGCCCTCGCTGTCCGGGGGGCCGCAGACGATCGCCCGGGGGGCCTCGGGGACGTTCACCTCGCCGCAGGCTTCCGCGATCAGGAAGGTGCGGTTGATCCGGCCCAGTGCGTCGACCCATGTGACCGACGTGGACCAGCGGTCCGTCGAGCTGAAGTTCACGGTGTCCGGGGACAAGGTGAAGGTGACGGTGCCGGAGAACAAGAACCTGGTGCAGTCGGGGTGGTACATGCTGTTCGCCGCCGACGACCAGGGGACGCCGTCGAAGGCACAGTGGGTTCGGGTGCCGTAG
- a CDS encoding nuclear transport factor 2 family protein, whose protein sequence is MHNVTDLLAANLHEVFGNRDAATRRAAIDRIYTEDVVFTDPEGATTGRDALADKAAALLADAPADFEFTEDGRRYAGPHSGALAWAFGPPGTPAVRGIDVITVRDGRIAAVMTMFTA, encoded by the coding sequence ATGCACAACGTGACCGACCTGCTCGCGGCCAACCTGCACGAAGTCTTCGGCAACCGTGACGCCGCAACCCGCCGCGCGGCCATCGACCGCATCTACACCGAGGACGTCGTCTTCACCGACCCGGAAGGCGCCACCACCGGACGCGACGCCCTCGCGGACAAGGCCGCCGCCCTCCTCGCCGACGCCCCCGCCGACTTCGAGTTCACCGAGGACGGCCGGCGTTATGCCGGCCCCCACTCCGGAGCACTCGCCTGGGCCTTCGGTCCGCCCGGCACGCCCGCCGTCCGCGGGATCGACGTCATCACCGTCCGCGACGGAAGGATCGCCGCCGTCATGACGATGTTCACCGCCTGA
- a CDS encoding SDR family oxidoreductase, with protein sequence MGQLDGKTALVTGATSGIGLAAARRLAAEGAHVFLTGRRQQALDEAVASIGDRATGVRADVADLGDLDRLFDQIQRHGSLDIVFANAGGGAFAALPDITWDHYADTFNTNVAGTLFTVQKALPLLRPGASVILTSSNIDTKGAASFSVYAATKAALRSLTRSWAAELVTRGIRVNSIAPGPIGTPGLSGLAGTPEAAEQLLEGLAAGVPMQRLGRPEEIAETVLFLAGEASSYMTGAEIYVDGGASQI encoded by the coding sequence ATGGGTCAGCTCGACGGCAAGACCGCCCTCGTCACCGGTGCCACGTCCGGCATCGGCCTGGCCGCCGCACGACGGCTCGCTGCGGAAGGCGCCCACGTCTTCCTCACCGGCCGCCGGCAGCAGGCGCTCGACGAGGCGGTGGCCTCCATCGGCGACCGCGCCACAGGAGTACGAGCCGATGTCGCCGACCTCGGCGACCTCGACCGCCTCTTCGACCAGATCCAGCGGCACGGCAGCCTCGACATCGTCTTCGCCAACGCGGGCGGCGGAGCGTTCGCGGCTCTGCCCGACATCACCTGGGACCACTACGCCGACACCTTCAACACCAACGTCGCGGGCACCCTGTTCACCGTGCAGAAGGCGCTCCCGTTGCTCCGCCCGGGCGCGTCGGTCATCCTGACCAGCTCCAACATCGACACCAAGGGCGCCGCCTCCTTCAGCGTCTACGCCGCGACCAAGGCCGCGCTGCGCTCCCTGACCCGCAGCTGGGCGGCGGAACTCGTCACCCGCGGCATCCGCGTCAACAGCATCGCCCCCGGCCCGATCGGGACGCCCGGCCTCAGCGGTCTCGCGGGCACCCCCGAGGCCGCCGAACAACTGCTTGAGGGCCTGGCTGCCGGAGTCCCCATGCAGCGTCTGGGCCGCCCGGAGGAGATCGCCGAGACGGTCCTCTTCCTCGCCGGTGAGGCCAGCAGCTACATGACCGGTGCCGAGATATACGTCGACGGCGGCGCAAGCCAGATCTGA
- a CDS encoding TetR/AcrR family transcriptional regulator, whose product MAVRGRPRGFDAEAALDRAVEVFWRQGYDGASLTDLTEAMGINRTSMYAAFGNKEQLFHRAVARYAEADMAYAREALAEPTAYAVIESFLRANADALTRPDRPSGCLSVQGGLAEGGDSGRIARFLADSRLAGERALAQRLARAVEEGDLPAGTDPHALARYVMVVSEGNAVHAAAGAARAALHTTVDIALQAVPRPHAQVSA is encoded by the coding sequence ATGGCGGTACGCGGCAGACCCCGGGGCTTCGACGCGGAGGCCGCGCTAGACCGTGCGGTGGAGGTCTTCTGGCGCCAGGGCTACGACGGCGCGTCGCTCACCGACCTCACCGAGGCGATGGGCATCAACCGCACGAGCATGTACGCGGCGTTCGGCAACAAGGAGCAGCTCTTCCACCGTGCCGTCGCCCGCTACGCCGAGGCCGACATGGCCTACGCCCGCGAGGCTCTCGCGGAGCCGACCGCCTATGCGGTCATCGAGTCCTTCCTGCGCGCCAACGCCGACGCGCTCACCCGCCCAGACCGCCCCTCCGGATGCCTGTCCGTGCAGGGCGGCCTGGCCGAGGGCGGCGACAGCGGCCGCATCGCCCGGTTCCTGGCCGACAGCCGCCTCGCCGGGGAACGCGCCCTCGCGCAGCGTCTGGCCCGCGCCGTCGAGGAGGGCGACCTGCCCGCGGGGACCGACCCGCACGCACTCGCCCGCTATGTGATGGTCGTCAGCGAAGGCAATGCCGTGCACGCGGCCGCCGGCGCGGCCCGTGCGGCCCTCCACACCACCGTCGACATCGCCCTGCAGGCCGTGCCCCGGCCGCACGCGCAGGTGAGCGCCTGA